The following coding sequences are from one Mycobacterium bourgelatii window:
- a CDS encoding STAS domain-containing protein — translation MPTPLNLSTVRGADGTPKVTATGEIDLSNIRRFTEALNAASAGTRGPLTIDLSAVKYLDSAGINALFDHAEEVDDLHVIVHPFLIPVFNISGLSEIATVEPARRHLTRTGAKPRETNKRDMFRPMDQRLLTGVRCRLSSLCRTSWRLPQRI, via the coding sequence ATGCCCACACCGCTGAACCTGAGCACCGTCCGCGGTGCCGACGGAACTCCCAAGGTGACTGCGACCGGTGAGATCGATCTGAGCAACATTCGTCGGTTCACCGAGGCTCTCAATGCGGCCAGCGCCGGTACTCGCGGACCCCTCACGATTGATCTCAGTGCGGTCAAGTATCTCGACAGTGCTGGCATCAACGCGCTTTTCGATCACGCCGAGGAAGTCGACGATCTACATGTCATCGTCCACCCGTTTCTGATCCCTGTCTTCAACATCAGTGGTCTCAGCGAGATCGCGACCGTCGAACCTGCCCGCAGGCATCTGACGAGGACGGGCGCAAAACCCCGCGAGACGAATAAAAGAGATATGTTTCGCCCAATGGATCAACGACTTCTGACAGGGGTCAGATGTCGTTTGTCATCGCTTTGCCGAACGTCTTGGCGGCTGCCGCAGCGGATTTAG
- a CDS encoding SRPBCC family protein, whose translation MAQTVRVSRDVRCPVDKAGAFVTDPRELFSKVSTFNRCRLIESRRRGELWEVFLHSGTIYLGGRVLIAPPSDNRLRWRSVQGTQHSFEARIEPGDQGSRLTMTLNFSASGLAIARISELIGRGLVTRNLEAAAEEIRHHLEFEL comes from the coding sequence ATGGCTCAAACGGTTAGGGTTTCGCGCGATGTCCGATGCCCGGTGGACAAGGCGGGTGCCTTCGTCACCGACCCGCGCGAGCTGTTTTCCAAGGTGTCCACCTTCAATAGGTGCCGGTTGATCGAGTCGCGTCGCCGCGGAGAGCTGTGGGAAGTGTTCCTCCACAGCGGCACCATCTACCTCGGTGGACGGGTTCTCATCGCGCCACCCAGCGACAACCGCCTGAGGTGGCGCTCGGTGCAAGGAACGCAGCACTCGTTCGAGGCCCGCATCGAGCCAGGAGATCAGGGCAGCCGCCTTACGATGACCCTGAACTTTTCCGCCTCCGGGTTGGCCATCGCCCGGATCAGCGAGTTGATCGGTCGCGGACTTGTCACTCGCAATCTCGAAGCCGCGGCCGAGGAAATCCGCCATCACCTGGAATTCGAGCTCTAG
- a CDS encoding lysophospholipid acyltransferase family protein, translating to MTEQLPVELRQRDPEFIRAVLPPLWLATTVWFRAEVHGFEHVPDEPVLFVGNHSGGGATPDTFVFLLAYNTFFTVEGRPLYALAHDTVAAAPGVGKLTRKLGVVPAAHSFSERVFNSGGSALVYPGGDVEALRPWRDRNKIIFSGRKGFLRLAHRCNVKIVPVVATGGHDTLMVLNDGRRTAKLLRLDKLARVKTLPITLSVPWGLSPLPLPQFPLPAKIRMQVLKPIDVRARFGAEPDWDRAYDYVTSVMQVGLSKLASKTVVPMVR from the coding sequence ATGACCGAACAACTGCCCGTGGAACTCCGCCAACGCGACCCAGAGTTCATTCGCGCCGTCCTACCTCCGCTGTGGCTGGCGACGACGGTGTGGTTTCGCGCCGAAGTTCACGGATTTGAACACGTTCCGGACGAGCCGGTCCTGTTTGTCGGCAACCACAGTGGCGGCGGTGCCACGCCGGACACGTTTGTGTTCCTCCTTGCCTACAACACCTTCTTCACCGTGGAAGGCCGACCGCTGTACGCGCTTGCCCACGACACCGTCGCAGCCGCACCGGGTGTGGGCAAACTGACCCGCAAGCTCGGCGTGGTTCCCGCCGCCCACTCCTTCTCCGAACGCGTCTTCAATAGCGGCGGTTCGGCGCTGGTCTACCCAGGCGGCGATGTCGAAGCACTGCGCCCCTGGCGAGACCGCAACAAGATCATCTTCTCCGGCCGCAAGGGCTTCTTGCGCCTAGCGCATCGGTGCAACGTCAAGATCGTGCCGGTGGTTGCGACCGGCGGGCATGACACCTTGATGGTGCTCAACGACGGCCGTCGTACCGCGAAGCTGTTGCGGTTGGACAAACTTGCCCGCGTGAAAACCCTGCCGATCACGCTGAGCGTGCCGTGGGGTTTGTCGCCGCTGCCGTTGCCGCAGTTTCCGCTTCCGGCCAAGATCCGCATGCAGGTGCTCAAGCCGATCGATGTGCGCGCACGTTTCGGTGCCGAGCCGGATTGGGACCGCGCGTACGACTACGTCACCAGCGTGATGCAGGTCGGGTTGTCCAAGCTGGCGAGCAAGACCGTCGTCCCGATGGTCAGGTGA